The genomic window TGTTgtaggtctgaatgacaggaaaggatgtatatttacaagtGAAATAAAGTTGACCAGAACAAACATGaagtattttgtgttcatattgtctgcaatgaaaaacaggttaaagtaaatttaaaaaatcgctactttctttttttatttgcgttttcaatactgtctcaactttttctgatttagggttgtatactataatgtatatgcaaatataaaatatgtaaaacatgTCTTGGTCCTTTAATAGCTGATAAAGAATAAGGAATATTCATGTTCTGGAAGGAATCTGACTTGTATTCCTGGTAGTCTTCCCTTCTCTGTGGCATCTCTGGATTTCAGTTTCAATTTCTTGACCTTGTTACATAAGCGTGTATTTCCTGTGATGTTGAATTTACAACTCCTGGATCTCACAAGGTAAATCAGTACTATTCTTCAGTGTGTTACAATTTAAACATGATTGTGttctatgtttttatttttatgttgtgtcCTTTCAGATGCTACATCAGACAGATTGAAAAAGATGCTTTCTACAATGTGAAAAATTTGATGACATTGATTCTTACTGGAAACCCTATAACATATTTAGCACCTGAATGCTTGAATTCTTTATACAAGCTGCAAAGACTAGTTCTTGTGGATGTTCGTCTTGAATCCTTACAACTTCAAATTAATAACCTTACCAAGCTACAGGACCTTAAAGTCGGAACAAATTGCATCCAGTCCATGACTCTTCCTTCATTCATGAGCACCTTCAAAGACTTCAGTTTACTTGATCTACATGCCAATAATATATCCATCATCAGAATGGATCACACTGCTGTGTTGTGAGAGATTGGAAGAAATATGACGTTGATTCTGTCTAGGAATCCATTAATACACATTGAACCAGGAGCTTTCAAGGATGTCATTCTCAGAGAGCTTCATCTGCTAGCTGCCTTCATTTCGTTTAATGCACAAAAAGAGTGTCACAAAGCTCTCACTGGCCTCACCGTGGATAAGTTGTTTGTGGGACGTTACAGAATGGACGAAAAAATCAAAGTGTCAATTCCAGATTATCTTGATGGTCTATGTTCAATTAATTTTAACGAAATTTATCTTGTTCAAAAAGAATGGTCTGACTCAGAAATGCACTTGTTTCGTTGTATGGTCAATGCaacaaaaatcacaataaaaaaagcatataTGAACAGTATGAAACATATTCCATTCCACCGTCTTAAGGAACTGTATTTAAGTGACACTGGATTATCTGTTGTACCATTTATTTCACACATTCCAAGCTTGGAAAAACTGGTGATGAAGAGTCCCTTTCCTATTACCTTCACTGGAGTCAGTGACCTTCCCCTGCTTCAATATGTAGACTTGAGTGGAAACATGTTGATTTTGCATGAATGCTGTTCCATTCTTTTTCCAAGGACACCAAATATTCAATACTTGAATCTTAGTCAAAACTCAGAAATAACATTTGTTAATGAGCCATTTTCTGCACTTGACTTGCTTGAAGTGTTGGACTTCCACCATACAAAACTAGTCATAGTTTTTTACTTTGGATTCTTCAAACATCTGAGAAatttaaagtatttggatatTTCTTATACACGTGTTCATTTCAATACCTTGACTTTTCAGGACCTGCATAATTTGACTGTTCTTAAAATGGCAGGAAACAGTTTTGGTGGAGATAAATTGAGTTACTTCTTACAAAACCTAACAAGCTTGGAGGTTCTTGACATTTCACAGTGTGGCATTGAGAAAGTCTCAATGAGATCTTTTACTGGCACGCAGAAACTACGACATTTATATTTAAGTCGAAACAAATTGATGGTTTTGGACTTTTTAACTCAACCAGAGCTGACACATCTTACATCAGTGTATATTGATAAAAACAGTATAACCACCATCCCACTTGATGTTCTACAAAAGTTGCCCATGAACCTTTCTGAGTTTGATTTGTCCTCTAACTCCATCGATTGCTCCTGCTCTCAGACTGATTTTATTTTGTGGattattcaaaaacaaaacattttaaaacaactggaAAACATTCGGTGTAAAACTTTTTCTGCAAATACAGATTTCAAAGCAACAGACTTTGACATTGACTACTGTGTGCACAAGAAAAGACTCACAATTGTTTTATCAGTAATTTGTGTTACGTTTGTAGTTGTGTTAGCAATTTTGCTTTATAAATTCTGGTTCTATGTtcagtattgttttattttattcagtggcTACAGATCACCTGGACAGCAAGAATGTTCTTATGACGCATTTGTGATTTTCTCCAGCTATGATGAAGCTTGGGTCATGAATGAACTTATGGAGAATCTGGAGAACGGTGTGCCACCTATTCAGCTTTGCCTTCACATGCGGGACTTTCAAGCCGGGAAGTCAATCGCCTCCAACATTATAGATGAAGGAATAATGGGCAGCCGTAAGATCATTGTGGTTGTGTCTCAACACTTCATTGATAGTTCCTGGTGTCGCTTTGAGTTTGAATTAGCTCAGTCTCGGTTTTTGATGGAACGCAATGccaatatcatcatcattattctgGAAGATGTGGCggagagaaaaaccaagaaagtGTTTGGTCTACATAAGCATCTGAAGAAGAACACATACCTGAAGTGGAGCAGAGACCCTTTGAGCAACATGAGATTCTGGATACGACTCAGGAAAGCAATTTTACAGAAATAATCAATGcactaaacatgtttttttttttttaactgaatgtAAT from Danio rerio strain Tuebingen ecotype United States chromosome 13, GRCz12tu, whole genome shotgun sequence includes these protein-coding regions:
- the tlr4bb gene encoding toll-like receptor 4b, duplicate b precursor (The RefSeq protein has 8 substitutions compared to this genomic sequence): MIMSNGERMIFLSSIFILVNAGQGQECTELIKNKEYSCSGRNLTCIPGSLPFSVASLDFSFNFLTSLHKRVFPVMLNLQLLDLTRCYIRQIEKDAFYNVKNLMTLILTGNPITYLAPECLNSLYKLQRLVLVDVRLESLQLQINNLTKLQDLKVGTNCIQSMTLPSFMSTFKDFSLLDLHANNISIIRMDHTAVLREIGRNMTLILSRNPLIHIEPGAFKDVILRELHLLAAFISFNAQKECHKALTGLTVDKLFVGRYRMDEKIKVSVPDYLEGLCSINFNEIYLVQKEWSDSEMHLFRCMVNATKITIKKAYMNSMKHIPFHRLKELYLSDTGLSVVPFISHIPSLEKLVMKSPFPITFTGVSDLPLLQYVDLSGNMLILHECCSILFPRTPNIQYLNLSQNSEITFVNEPFSALDLLEVLDFHHTKLVIVFYFGFFKHLRNLKYLDISYTRVHFNTLTFQDLHNLTVLKMAGNSFSGDKLSYFLQNLTSLEVLDISQCGIEKVSMRSFTGTQKLRHLYLSRNKLMVLDFLTQPELTHLTSVYIDKNSITTIPLDVLQKLPMNLSEFDLSSNSIDCSCSQTDFILWIIQKQNILKQLENIRCKTFSANTDFKAIDFDIDYCVHKKRLTIVLSVICVTFVVVLAILLYKFWFYVQYCFILFSGYRSPGQQECSYDAFVIFSSYDEAWVMNELMENLENGVPPIQLCLHMRDFQAGKSIASNIIDEGIMGSRKIIVVVSQHFIDSSWCRFEFELAQSRFLMERNANIIIIILEDVAERKTKKVFGLHKHLKKNTYLKWSRDPLSNMRFWIRLRKAILQK